One stretch of Longimicrobium sp. DNA includes these proteins:
- a CDS encoding sigma-54 dependent transcriptional regulator yields MSEAKVLIVDDETAILDTLRILLKREGFAVETAIGGQAGIDRMHEIRPDVVLSDVRMPNVGGLEVLLAARELDATTPVILMTAQASLQTAIRAVNEGAFYYIQKPFANDELLAIVRRAIESRQLKRENQALKTEIRRRDRGDAVRPIGKARKFIDVLKLAETVAPTDSTVLISGESGTGKEVLARYIHELSARSDGPFVSINCGALPENLLESELFGHVRGSFTGAVRDKQGLFVAAKGGTFFLDEVGEMTPATQVKLLRVLQEREVIPVGATEPLAVDVRIIAATNRDLEEEIRRGGFRSDLFYRLNVITLHLPPLRERADDVPLLVEHFLKRYNGSRGREMRPSAEMMEALQGYDWPGNVRELENALERAAVMSPGEEIQPQSLPVRITERAPQPLVQASLPPNPTLEIIERAYIHWVLQSEGGNKTRAAEVLGIDPSTLYRKLLRYGMESAG; encoded by the coding sequence GTGAGCGAGGCCAAGGTCCTGATCGTGGACGACGAGACCGCCATCCTCGACACCCTGCGCATCCTGCTGAAGCGCGAGGGGTTCGCGGTGGAGACGGCCATCGGCGGGCAGGCGGGGATCGACCGGATGCACGAGATCCGCCCCGACGTGGTCCTCTCCGACGTGCGCATGCCCAACGTGGGCGGGCTCGAGGTGCTCCTCGCCGCGCGCGAGCTCGACGCCACCACGCCGGTGATCCTGATGACCGCGCAGGCCTCGCTGCAGACGGCCATCCGCGCGGTCAACGAGGGCGCCTTCTACTACATCCAGAAGCCGTTCGCCAACGACGAGCTGCTGGCCATCGTCCGCCGCGCCATCGAGAGCCGCCAGCTCAAGCGCGAGAACCAGGCGCTGAAGACGGAGATCCGCCGCCGCGACCGCGGCGACGCGGTGCGCCCCATCGGCAAGGCGCGCAAGTTCATCGACGTGCTGAAGCTGGCCGAGACGGTGGCGCCCACCGACTCCACCGTCCTCATCTCCGGCGAGTCGGGAACGGGGAAGGAGGTGCTGGCGCGCTACATCCACGAGCTTTCGGCGCGCTCGGACGGCCCGTTCGTCTCCATCAACTGCGGCGCGCTGCCGGAGAACCTGCTGGAGAGCGAGCTCTTCGGCCACGTGCGCGGCTCGTTCACCGGCGCCGTGCGCGACAAGCAGGGCCTCTTCGTCGCGGCGAAAGGAGGGACCTTCTTCCTCGACGAGGTGGGGGAGATGACGCCCGCCACGCAGGTCAAGCTCCTGCGCGTGCTGCAGGAGCGCGAGGTGATCCCGGTGGGCGCCACCGAGCCGTTGGCCGTCGACGTGCGCATCATCGCCGCGACGAACCGCGACCTGGAGGAGGAGATCCGGCGCGGCGGCTTCCGCAGCGACCTGTTCTACCGCCTGAACGTGATCACCCTGCACCTGCCGCCGCTGCGCGAGCGCGCCGACGACGTGCCGCTGCTGGTGGAGCACTTCCTCAAGCGCTACAACGGCAGCCGCGGGCGCGAGATGCGGCCCTCGGCCGAGATGATGGAGGCGCTGCAGGGGTACGACTGGCCGGGAAACGTGCGCGAACTGGAGAACGCGCTGGAGCGCGCGGCGGTGATGAGCCCGGGCGAGGAGATCCAGCCGCAGTCGCTTCCCGTCCGCATCACCGAGCGGGCGCCGCAGCCGCTGGTGCAGGCCTCGCTCCCGCCCAACCCCACGCTGGAGATCATCGAGCGCGCGTACATCCACTGGGTGCTGCAGAGCGAGGGCGGCAACAAGACGCGCGCCGCCGAGGTGCTGGGGATCGACCCGTCGACGCTCTACCGCAAGCTCCTGCGCTACGGGATGGAGAGCGCGGGGTGA
- a CDS encoding ATP-binding protein — protein sequence MRRVRARISTLPEPRRILSWLYLGRVALAAGIFVAAAWTWRDVAPQTTLAATLVLVATAVFTTGSAWWTHLQRRPPGRNFLYFQVLFDALLVTSVVHLTGGGQSSFAPLYVLVVVEAAVTLPILGGLLIGVLASILYFTDVALSAHAVDATVFLQCGLFTTVALVTGYLGDRLRQTGAVLGEVETELQRLRLDTDDVLAGIATGILTVDGEGRLAYANPAAEELLSADLDPWIGRPVLAHLDRLAPGLGKVIGETLERREPVRRHETPEQDDGTVLGVSTTVLERSDPPSVTAIFQDITERKRMESLRRRAERLEAVADLSASLAHEIRNPLASIRSATEQLTGDGMDPEDREVLRDLVVRESDRLSRLLTEFLDFARVKVRSSEELHVGGLVKRALDLVRTHPHADGRELRFEVDESAAAALVSGDEDLLHRAVLNLALNAVQWAGPGGAAEVALDVVESDILSTALEYTRAVRIRVSDSGPGVPEEDAEHVFDPFFTLRPGGTGLGLALVQRAAEAHGGAVFVDEPRRGWSTTFTLYLPEWRNGGVAVSAGEDEPADGKERET from the coding sequence ATGCGGCGCGTGAGGGCGCGCATCTCCACGCTGCCGGAGCCGCGGCGTATCCTGTCGTGGCTCTATCTCGGCCGCGTGGCGCTGGCCGCCGGCATCTTCGTGGCCGCCGCGTGGACGTGGCGCGACGTGGCCCCGCAGACCACGCTCGCCGCCACGCTCGTCCTCGTCGCCACGGCCGTGTTCACCACCGGCTCGGCGTGGTGGACGCACCTGCAGCGGCGGCCGCCGGGGCGCAACTTCCTCTACTTCCAGGTGCTGTTCGACGCGCTGCTGGTCACCTCCGTCGTCCATCTCACGGGCGGCGGGCAGAGCAGCTTCGCGCCGCTGTACGTGCTGGTCGTGGTGGAGGCCGCGGTCACGCTGCCGATCCTGGGCGGGCTGCTGATCGGCGTGCTGGCCAGCATCCTCTACTTCACCGACGTGGCGCTGAGCGCGCACGCGGTGGACGCCACCGTGTTCCTGCAGTGCGGGCTGTTCACCACCGTGGCCCTGGTCACCGGCTACCTGGGCGACCGGCTGCGGCAGACCGGCGCGGTGCTGGGCGAGGTGGAGACGGAACTGCAGCGGCTGCGGCTGGACACCGACGACGTGCTGGCGGGGATCGCCACGGGGATCCTCACCGTCGATGGCGAGGGCAGGCTGGCCTACGCCAACCCCGCCGCCGAGGAGCTCCTGTCCGCCGACCTCGACCCGTGGATCGGCCGCCCCGTCCTGGCCCACCTGGACCGCCTGGCACCGGGGCTGGGGAAGGTGATCGGCGAGACGCTGGAGCGGCGCGAGCCGGTGCGCCGCCACGAGACCCCCGAGCAGGACGACGGCACCGTGCTGGGCGTGAGCACCACCGTCCTCGAGCGCAGCGATCCGCCCTCGGTCACCGCCATCTTCCAGGACATCACCGAGCGCAAGCGGATGGAGTCGCTGCGCCGCCGCGCCGAGCGCCTCGAAGCGGTCGCCGACCTCTCCGCCTCGCTGGCGCACGAGATCCGCAACCCCCTGGCCTCCATCCGCAGCGCCACCGAGCAGCTGACCGGCGACGGGATGGACCCCGAGGACCGCGAGGTGCTGCGCGACCTGGTCGTCCGCGAGAGCGACCGCCTTTCGCGCCTGCTGACCGAGTTCCTGGACTTCGCGCGGGTGAAGGTGCGCTCATCGGAGGAGCTGCACGTGGGCGGGCTGGTGAAGCGCGCGCTGGACCTGGTGCGGACGCATCCCCACGCGGACGGGCGCGAGCTGCGCTTCGAGGTGGACGAGTCGGCCGCGGCGGCGCTGGTGAGCGGCGACGAGGACCTGCTGCACCGCGCGGTGCTGAACCTGGCGCTGAACGCGGTGCAGTGGGCCGGCCCCGGCGGCGCCGCCGAGGTGGCGCTCGACGTGGTGGAGAGCGACATTCTCTCCACCGCGCTGGAGTACACGCGCGCGGTGCGCATCCGCGTGAGCGACAGCGGCCCCGGCGTGCCCGAGGAAGACGCGGAGCACGTGTTCGACCCCTTCTTCACCCTGCGCCCGGGCGGCACGGGGCTGGGGCTGGCGCTGGTGCAGCGCGCGGCCGAGGCGCACGGCGGCGCGGTGTTCGTGGACGAGCCGCGCCGGGGCTGGAGCACCACCTTCACCCTGTACCTTCCCGAGTGGCGCAACGGCGGCGTGGCCGTTTCGGCCGGGGAGGACGAGCCCGCAGACGGGAAGGAACGGGAGACGTGA
- a CDS encoding SDR family oxidoreductase, whose protein sequence is MDLGIRERVAIVTGASMGLGKAVARELARERARVVVSARNEQRLRAAAEEIRRETGAQVVAIPADMTRPEEIRALVDQTVDRWGTVEIAIANAGGPPGTRFETTAAEDFERAVELNLMSTIRLAQETVPHMKARRWGRFIAITSVSVKQPLPGLILSNTARAGVVGFVKTMATEMAPFGVLCNVVAPGYTRTGRVEDLAEERARNEEREVDDVLAEIGGHIPLGRMGEPEELAAVVAFLASARASYVTGTTIQVDGGFVQGLL, encoded by the coding sequence ATGGACCTGGGGATCAGGGAGCGCGTCGCCATCGTGACCGGCGCCAGCATGGGGCTGGGGAAGGCCGTCGCGCGCGAGCTGGCGCGCGAGCGGGCGCGGGTCGTCGTCTCCGCGCGCAACGAGCAGCGCCTGCGCGCCGCCGCCGAGGAGATCCGCCGCGAAACCGGCGCGCAGGTCGTCGCCATCCCCGCCGACATGACGCGGCCGGAGGAGATCCGCGCGCTGGTCGACCAGACGGTGGACCGCTGGGGCACCGTGGAGATCGCGATCGCCAACGCGGGCGGGCCGCCGGGCACGCGCTTCGAGACCACCGCGGCGGAGGACTTCGAGCGCGCCGTGGAGCTCAACCTGATGAGCACCATCCGCCTGGCGCAGGAAACGGTGCCGCACATGAAGGCGCGGCGCTGGGGGCGCTTCATCGCCATCACCTCCGTCTCCGTCAAGCAGCCGCTCCCGGGGCTCATCCTCAGCAACACCGCGCGCGCCGGCGTGGTCGGCTTCGTCAAGACGATGGCCACGGAGATGGCGCCCTTCGGCGTGCTCTGCAACGTGGTGGCGCCGGGCTACACGCGCACCGGCCGCGTCGAGGACCTGGCCGAGGAGCGCGCCCGCAACGAGGAGCGCGAGGTCGACGACGTGCTGGCCGAGATCGGGGGCCACATCCCGCTGGGCCGCATGGGCGAGCCCGAAGAGCTGGCGGCGGTGGTAGCGTTCCTGGCCTCCGCGCGCGCCAGCTACGTCACCGGCACCACCATCCAGGTGGACGGCGGGTTCGTGCAGGGGCTGCTGTGA
- a CDS encoding DinB family protein: MGVATARDHPSAPPERDDPRWDEAVEEHRAALAAFIDAAEELGDDAWRAPYRPGKWTRAQVAEHLALGYEATLRELSTGEAMRPKVGPWRQTLLRWVVLPHILFHRSFPLRAATPREIRPPEVTMARPQLLRRMRELGERFEHELDLARRRGGGWLTHPYFGRVGPVKAMRFVAVHIEHHTRHIAKGT; encoded by the coding sequence ATGGGCGTGGCGACGGCCCGCGATCACCCGTCCGCTCCCCCCGAACGCGACGATCCCCGCTGGGACGAGGCGGTGGAGGAGCACCGCGCCGCGCTGGCCGCGTTCATCGACGCGGCCGAGGAGCTGGGCGACGATGCGTGGCGCGCGCCGTACAGGCCGGGGAAGTGGACGCGCGCGCAGGTGGCCGAGCACCTGGCGCTGGGCTACGAGGCCACCCTGCGCGAGCTGTCGACCGGCGAGGCGATGCGCCCGAAGGTCGGCCCCTGGCGCCAGACGCTGCTGCGCTGGGTGGTGCTTCCCCACATCCTCTTCCACCGCAGCTTCCCGCTCCGCGCCGCCACTCCGCGCGAGATCCGGCCGCCGGAGGTGACGATGGCGCGGCCGCAGCTGCTGCGCCGGATGCGCGAGCTGGGCGAGCGCTTCGAGCACGAGCTGGACCTGGCGCGGCGCCGCGGCGGCGGGTGGCTGACGCATCCCTACTTCGGGCGCGTGGGGCCGGTGAAGGCGATGCGCTTCGTGGCCGTCCACATCGAGCACCACACCCGGCACATCGCGAAGGGCACGTAG
- a CDS encoding heme o synthase, with protein sequence MPEATAQYAADPTAVREALETPLTTATHRAGIAAARGGAAGVRQRVRDYVTLTKPRIISLLLVTTWAPMVIALRGLPPAATVLWTMLGGYLMAGGANAINMYMDRDIDARMPRTALRPIPSGRMSPRHVLAFGIALGAAALAVFALFVNLLSAGLALAGLLYYVFIYTRWLKRTSPQNIVIGGAAGAFPPLVGWAAATGHVSLTAVYLFLIVFFWTPPHFWALALVKQKDYGRVGVPMAPNVWGERETMKQMLIYTALLVPITLAPVTYGGLGPVYGLAAALLGGWFMWGVVKVARAKNFTQPAWALYRSSLLYLALLFAAMAVDGVIPVGRAGAEPTVLRHPDVVAATPAR encoded by the coding sequence ATGCCGGAAGCCACTGCGCAGTACGCGGCCGACCCCACGGCCGTCCGCGAGGCGCTCGAGACCCCGCTGACCACCGCCACGCACCGCGCCGGCATCGCCGCGGCGAGGGGCGGTGCCGCGGGCGTGCGGCAGCGCGTGCGCGACTACGTGACGCTCACCAAGCCGCGCATCATCTCCCTGCTGCTGGTGACCACCTGGGCGCCGATGGTGATCGCGCTCCGCGGCCTGCCGCCGGCGGCCACGGTGCTGTGGACCATGCTGGGCGGCTACCTGATGGCGGGCGGGGCCAACGCCATCAACATGTACATGGACCGCGACATCGACGCGCGGATGCCGCGCACGGCGCTGCGCCCCATCCCCAGCGGACGGATGTCGCCGCGCCACGTGCTGGCCTTCGGCATCGCGCTGGGCGCGGCCGCGCTCGCCGTCTTCGCGCTCTTCGTGAACCTGCTCTCCGCCGGGCTGGCGCTGGCGGGGCTGCTGTACTACGTGTTCATCTACACCCGCTGGCTCAAGCGCACCTCGCCGCAGAACATCGTGATCGGCGGCGCGGCGGGCGCCTTTCCGCCGCTTGTCGGCTGGGCGGCGGCCACGGGGCACGTCTCGCTGACCGCCGTCTACCTCTTCCTGATCGTGTTCTTCTGGACGCCGCCGCACTTCTGGGCGCTGGCGCTGGTCAAGCAGAAGGACTACGGCCGCGTGGGCGTGCCCATGGCTCCCAACGTGTGGGGCGAGCGCGAGACGATGAAGCAGATGCTGATCTACACCGCGCTGCTGGTGCCCATCACCCTGGCGCCGGTGACGTACGGCGGGCTGGGGCCGGTGTACGGGCTGGCCGCGGCGCTGCTGGGGGGATGGTTCATGTGGGGGGTGGTGAAGGTGGCGCGCGCCAAGAACTTCACGCAGCCGGCGTGGGCGCTGTACCGCAGCTCGCTGCTGTACCTGGCGCTGCTGTTCGCGGCGATGGCGGTGGACGGGGTGATCCCCGTGGGCCGCGCGGGCGCCGAGCCGACCGTTCTCCGCCACCCCGACGTGGTGGCCGCCACCCCCGCCCGCTGA
- a CDS encoding COX15/CtaA family protein, with translation MHQTPRLTRFARYAWAVLAWNVGVVLWGAFVRASGSGAGCGNHWPACNGQVIPQAPSVKTLIELTHRVMTGVDTLLVIALLWLAWRLYAKGHPVRTGAALSAFFLVTEALVGAALVKLDLVADNRSTARIWVMALHLVNTFLLLASLTLTAWWASGRPGMRLRGQGAVAWAMLGAVAATIVVGTTGAITALGDTLYPKAHVGLGVATAATFLERLRIVHPFVAVATAVYVVLAGILARRLRPGADTARLSRLLIALFAVQIAAGAVNVVLLAPVWMQLLHLLLADAVWIVLVCATASALSRGRDDARGVEPQPRPVAAISHG, from the coding sequence TTGCACCAGACGCCGCGCCTCACCCGCTTCGCCCGCTACGCCTGGGCCGTGCTCGCCTGGAACGTGGGCGTGGTGCTGTGGGGCGCGTTCGTGCGCGCCTCGGGCTCCGGCGCGGGGTGCGGCAACCACTGGCCGGCGTGCAACGGCCAGGTCATCCCCCAGGCGCCGTCGGTCAAGACGCTGATCGAGCTCACCCACCGGGTGATGACCGGCGTCGACACGCTGCTGGTGATCGCCCTGCTCTGGCTCGCCTGGCGGCTGTACGCGAAGGGGCACCCGGTGCGCACCGGCGCCGCGCTCTCGGCCTTCTTCCTGGTGACGGAGGCGCTGGTCGGCGCCGCGCTGGTGAAGCTCGACCTCGTCGCGGACAACCGGTCCACCGCGCGGATCTGGGTGATGGCGCTGCACCTGGTCAACACTTTCCTGCTCCTCGCCTCGCTCACGCTGACCGCGTGGTGGGCGTCGGGCCGGCCGGGGATGCGGCTGCGCGGGCAGGGCGCCGTCGCCTGGGCGATGCTGGGCGCCGTCGCGGCGACGATCGTCGTCGGCACCACCGGGGCCATCACCGCGCTGGGCGACACGCTCTATCCCAAGGCGCACGTGGGGCTCGGCGTGGCCACCGCGGCGACGTTCCTGGAGCGGCTGCGCATCGTCCACCCGTTCGTCGCCGTCGCCACCGCCGTCTACGTGGTGCTCGCGGGAATCCTCGCGCGGCGGTTGCGTCCGGGCGCGGACACCGCGCGGCTCTCGCGCCTCCTCATCGCCCTCTTCGCCGTCCAGATCGCCGCGGGCGCCGTCAACGTCGTCCTGCTCGCGCCGGTGTGGATGCAGCTGCTCCACCTCCTGCTAGCCGACGCGGTGTGGATCGTCCTGGTCTGCGCCACCGCCTCCGCTCTCTCTCGCGGCAGGGACGACGCACGCGGAGTCGAGCCGCAGCCCCGCCCCGTCGCAGCAATCTCGCACGGTTGA
- a CDS encoding N-acetylmuramoyl-L-alanine amidase, which produces MPDNTTPGTVAGGAVPTPAIAGLAFKINESAMIPVESGQAVAKGWPASIGGKPVGVTWHWTVTHNLLVCRQVLGGRNAERKGEASAHYGIGRSFAEGVDRYVSLENRSFHAGIGQTMQFDGKALSSPDFKGSRSTIGVETVTIGAVDGSKAKPDFIRTAGPHGEPLFVQPWTEEQVAMMIAIGVEIVTRFPNIQPRHHHGHHDICPDRKIDVAGFPFARVLRGIYPKLEIPDVWTPLLTVRQRQRALIALGFNLGASGADGDFGQKSRDALTLFQKQNGLFANTRWSTFVNWKLHDVFKAKGMDLAKVTGAAD; this is translated from the coding sequence ATGCCCGACAACACCACGCCGGGAACCGTCGCCGGCGGCGCGGTGCCCACGCCTGCCATCGCGGGGCTCGCGTTCAAGATCAACGAATCGGCCATGATCCCCGTCGAGTCCGGCCAGGCCGTGGCGAAGGGGTGGCCGGCGTCGATCGGCGGCAAGCCGGTGGGCGTGACCTGGCACTGGACGGTGACCCACAACCTGCTGGTGTGCCGGCAGGTGCTGGGCGGCAGGAACGCGGAGCGGAAGGGCGAGGCGTCGGCGCACTACGGGATCGGCCGCAGCTTCGCCGAGGGCGTGGACCGCTACGTGTCGCTGGAGAACCGCTCGTTCCACGCCGGCATCGGCCAGACGATGCAGTTCGACGGCAAGGCGCTCTCCAGCCCCGACTTCAAGGGCTCGCGCAGCACGATCGGGGTGGAGACGGTGACCATCGGCGCGGTCGACGGCTCCAAGGCGAAGCCCGACTTTATCCGCACCGCGGGCCCGCACGGCGAGCCGCTGTTCGTGCAGCCGTGGACCGAGGAGCAGGTCGCGATGATGATCGCCATCGGCGTGGAGATCGTCACGCGCTTCCCGAACATCCAGCCGCGGCACCACCACGGACACCACGACATCTGCCCCGACCGCAAGATCGACGTGGCGGGCTTCCCCTTCGCGCGCGTGCTGCGCGGGATCTATCCCAAGCTGGAGATTCCCGACGTGTGGACGCCGCTGCTGACGGTGCGTCAGCGCCAGCGCGCGCTGATCGCGCTCGGCTTCAACCTGGGCGCCAGCGGCGCCGACGGCGACTTCGGGCAGAAGAGCCGCGACGCGCTGACCCTCTTCCAGAAGCAGAACGGGCTGTTCGCGAACACCCGCTGGAGCACGTTCGTGAACTGGAAGCTGCACGATGTGTTCAAGGCCAAGGGGATGGACCTGGCCAAGGTCACCGGCGCCGCCGACTGA
- a CDS encoding SRPBCC family protein: MGGALLGLAGAWLIARGASGHCFVYDALDVDTADDASPERGGFVAAENEPGVSVHASITVDRPADEVYAAWRDFERAPRYMDRIARVHVLDPTRSRWTATGPMGRSWTWESEVVEDRAGELIAWESLPGAELPNRGWVQFHPAGADGRQTEVRYFVEFDPPGGVIGDAVARVFHDAPKEMIRGDLRRFRQMVEAEEVAAPAGREADDAEG; encoded by the coding sequence ATGGGCGGCGCGCTGCTGGGGCTGGCCGGGGCGTGGCTGATCGCCCGCGGCGCGAGCGGCCACTGCTTCGTGTACGACGCGCTGGACGTCGACACCGCTGACGACGCGTCACCCGAGCGGGGTGGCTTCGTCGCCGCGGAGAACGAGCCGGGCGTCAGCGTGCACGCCTCTATCACCGTCGACCGGCCGGCCGACGAGGTGTACGCCGCCTGGCGCGACTTCGAGCGCGCGCCGCGCTACATGGACCGCATCGCCCGCGTCCACGTCCTCGATCCCACGCGCTCGCGCTGGACGGCCACGGGGCCGATGGGGCGCTCGTGGACGTGGGAGAGCGAGGTGGTCGAGGACCGCGCGGGCGAGCTGATCGCCTGGGAGTCGCTTCCCGGCGCGGAACTCCCGAACCGCGGTTGGGTGCAGTTCCACCCCGCCGGCGCGGACGGGCGGCAGACCGAGGTGCGCTACTTCGTGGAGTTCGACCCGCCCGGCGGCGTGATCGGAGACGCCGTCGCGCGCGTCTTCCACGACGCGCCGAAGGAGATGATCCGCGGCGACCTGCGCCGCTTCCGCCAGATGGTGGAGGCGGAAGAGGTGGCCGCCCCCGCCGGCCGCGAGGCGGACGATGCCGAGGGATGA
- a CDS encoding DUF3800 domain-containing protein, with protein sequence MYVILLDGSGNTGLHLDHPTSTAYFLVGLAVHGTRARRLEDGATSLLVDRFGDDCRRPGFECKGSDLYRGQGPCAGMRPGDRVELYRDLLALPGRHGAELMWVGIDKARLARRYRAPMHPHKLAFIYLVETIERFLRARREFGLIVSDDEKEMEQQFIEDLARYKELGTSFGHSPIELTRVIDNVHWVRSHNSRLMQLADCCAYICQRFHRDRDKTSPSARAVQELWGSVEGQVYRGKIWPR encoded by the coding sequence ATGTACGTCATCCTGCTCGACGGATCCGGCAACACGGGTCTGCACCTGGATCACCCTACCAGCACCGCCTACTTCCTCGTGGGGCTGGCGGTGCACGGCACCCGCGCACGCAGGCTCGAGGACGGCGCGACCTCCCTCCTCGTGGACCGCTTCGGCGACGACTGCCGCCGCCCCGGCTTCGAGTGCAAGGGGAGCGACCTCTACCGCGGCCAAGGGCCGTGCGCGGGGATGCGCCCAGGCGACCGCGTCGAGCTGTACCGCGACCTGCTCGCGCTGCCGGGGCGGCACGGGGCGGAGCTGATGTGGGTGGGGATCGACAAGGCGCGGCTGGCCAGGCGCTACCGCGCGCCCATGCACCCGCACAAGCTCGCGTTCATCTACCTGGTCGAGACCATCGAGCGCTTCCTGCGCGCGCGGCGGGAGTTCGGCCTGATCGTGTCGGACGACGAGAAGGAGATGGAGCAGCAGTTCATCGAAGACCTGGCGCGCTACAAGGAGCTGGGCACCTCGTTCGGCCACAGCCCCATCGAGCTGACGCGGGTGATCGACAACGTGCACTGGGTGCGCTCGCACAACAGCCGGCTGATGCAGCTGGCGGACTGCTGCGCATACATCTGCCAGCGGTTTCATCGCGACCGCGACAAGACCTCGCCGTCGGCGCGGGCGGTGCAGGAGCTGTGGGGGAGCGTGGAGGGGCAGGTGTACCGCGGGAAGATCTGGCCGAGATGA
- a CDS encoding DEAD/DEAH box helicase, whose protein sequence is MASFNDLGLREPLLMVLEEEGIEHPTALQQAAIPVLRREGNLVARAGSGSGKTLAYGLGVLDRIEPRAEGDEGEEGDAEAAGTRVLVLTATAEDAERTALSLVPVAHAAELVVTVSGPGWGTQPREADVLVATPGQVMDAVRSSGVKLDAVEAVVVDGASDIEALGEWESLETLFDNVPRTAQRVIVTAETTPGVQDLVDRRVKRAIKYPTQPAVPDAEAEAQEATGVVGYVPVSEREKIDTVARLLGGGGDGEAPPVLVCRTEERAAQVAEALSLRGFLVGDADDDEADVVVVGAGEALSDGASGTVISFDVPPDEESLRARHGGEHTGFVLVQPRELPHLRDIAKRAGLAASPAGITGERQGAADEIRRFRQELRRALREEDVGAQMLVLEPLFEDFTAAEVAAAAAALLRKRPPAPSAEPAPAAAPSAAASRTTRPAPRESTAGAAPAAFARLFVSVGERDGIRAGDLVGAIAGEADIPGSSVGKIEIRDTFSIVEVPADIAQRVIDAVNGTTIKGRSARVDYDRGGDRARRPGGREGGPRGAGPRPGGFRGGREGGGRPGGGPRGPGGGGSRGPGGPRRTIRRPPRDE, encoded by the coding sequence ATGGCTTCGTTCAACGACCTCGGGCTCCGCGAGCCGCTGCTGATGGTGCTCGAGGAGGAGGGAATCGAACACCCGACGGCGCTCCAGCAGGCCGCCATCCCCGTGCTGCGGCGCGAGGGCAACCTCGTCGCGCGCGCCGGCAGCGGCTCGGGAAAGACGCTGGCGTACGGGCTGGGCGTGCTCGACCGCATCGAGCCGCGCGCCGAGGGTGACGAGGGCGAGGAGGGTGATGCCGAGGCAGCGGGGACGCGCGTGCTGGTGCTGACCGCCACCGCCGAGGACGCCGAGCGTACCGCGCTTTCGCTCGTCCCCGTGGCCCACGCGGCCGAGCTGGTGGTCACCGTCTCCGGCCCCGGCTGGGGGACGCAGCCGCGCGAGGCCGACGTGCTCGTCGCCACGCCGGGCCAGGTGATGGACGCGGTCCGTTCCTCGGGCGTCAAGCTCGACGCGGTCGAGGCCGTGGTGGTGGACGGCGCCAGCGACATCGAGGCGCTGGGCGAATGGGAGTCGCTGGAGACGCTGTTCGACAACGTCCCCCGCACCGCGCAGCGCGTGATCGTGACGGCGGAGACCACGCCCGGCGTGCAGGACCTGGTCGACCGCCGCGTGAAGCGGGCGATCAAGTATCCCACGCAGCCCGCCGTCCCCGACGCGGAGGCCGAGGCGCAGGAGGCGACGGGTGTCGTGGGCTACGTCCCCGTCAGCGAGCGCGAGAAGATCGACACCGTCGCCCGTCTCCTCGGCGGCGGGGGAGATGGGGAGGCGCCGCCGGTGCTCGTCTGCCGCACCGAGGAGCGCGCCGCGCAGGTGGCCGAGGCGCTGTCGCTGCGGGGCTTCCTGGTGGGCGACGCGGACGACGACGAGGCCGACGTGGTGGTGGTCGGCGCCGGCGAGGCGCTGAGTGATGGCGCTTCGGGCACGGTGATCTCGTTCGACGTGCCGCCCGACGAGGAGTCGCTGCGCGCGCGCCACGGCGGCGAGCACACCGGGTTCGTGCTGGTGCAGCCGCGCGAGCTGCCGCACCTGCGCGACATCGCGAAGCGCGCCGGGCTGGCCGCCAGCCCCGCCGGCATCACCGGCGAGCGCCAGGGCGCCGCGGACGAGATCCGCCGCTTCCGCCAGGAGCTGCGCCGCGCCCTCCGCGAAGAGGACGTGGGCGCGCAGATGCTGGTGCTGGAGCCGCTGTTCGAGGACTTCACCGCCGCCGAGGTGGCCGCCGCGGCCGCCGCGCTACTGCGCAAGCGTCCCCCGGCGCCGTCCGCCGAGCCGGCGCCCGCCGCCGCGCCGAGCGCCGCCGCGTCGCGCACCACACGCCCCGCGCCGCGCGAGTCCACCGCGGGCGCAGCGCCGGCCGCCTTCGCGCGCCTGTTCGTGAGCGTGGGCGAGCGCGACGGCATTCGCGCCGGCGACCTGGTCGGCGCCATCGCCGGCGAGGCCGACATCCCCGGGAGCAGCGTGGGGAAGATCGAGATCCGCGACACCTTCTCGATCGTCGAGGTCCCCGCCGACATCGCGCAGCGGGTGATCGACGCGGTGAACGGCACCACGATCAAGGGCCGCAGCGCGCGCGTGGACTACGATCGCGGCGGCGACCGCGCGCGCCGCCCAGGCGGGCGCGAGGGCGGACCGCGCGGCGCGGGCCCGCGCCCCGGCGGCTTCCGCGGCGGCCGCGAGGGCGGCGGGCGCCCCGGCGGCGGTCCGCGCGGCCCTGGCGGCGGCGGGTCGCGCGGCCCCGGCGGCCCGCGGCGCACCATCCGCCGCCCCCCGCGCGACGAGTAG